The Bacteroidia bacterium genome includes a window with the following:
- a CDS encoding glycogen/starch synthase has product MKKAKVLFVSQEIFPYTEETPMSKKARFLPQGIQERGKEIRTFMPRFGLINERRNQLHEVIRLSGMNIIMDNNDHPLIIKVASIQSARMQVYFIDNEDYFQRKTMAYDKDGNFYKDNDERSVFFARGVIETVRKLGWAPDVIHCHGWMSSILPMIVKKALKEDPLFADAKIVVSLYDDEFPGKFQSSFSKKIIMDGISKSDVEHLADTDYVTLMKNAVDFADGIVIASPTIHPELESYSKAAEKPLLTFQDPENYHDAYNEFYDEVLLGVTELA; this is encoded by the coding sequence ATGAAGAAAGCAAAAGTTCTTTTTGTATCCCAAGAGATTTTCCCTTACACAGAAGAAACCCCAATGTCTAAAAAAGCTCGATTCCTGCCTCAGGGAATCCAGGAAAGGGGAAAAGAAATAAGAACCTTTATGCCAAGATTTGGTTTAATCAATGAACGAAGGAATCAGCTTCATGAAGTAATTCGTTTGTCGGGCATGAATATCATTATGGACAACAATGACCATCCTTTAATTATAAAGGTGGCATCGATTCAAAGCGCCAGAATGCAGGTTTATTTCATTGACAATGAAGATTATTTCCAACGCAAAACCATGGCCTATGATAAGGATGGAAATTTTTACAAGGACAATGATGAGCGTTCTGTTTTCTTTGCTCGTGGAGTTATTGAAACAGTCCGTAAATTAGGTTGGGCTCCGGATGTTATCCATTGCCACGGTTGGATGAGTAGCATTCTTCCGATGATTGTTAAAAAAGCCTTGAAAGAAGATCCTCTTTTTGCTGATGCTAAAATTGTAGTTTCACTATACGATGATGAATTTCCGGGAAAATTCCAGTCCAGTTTCTCCAAAAAAATTATCATGGATGGAATATCTAAATCGGATGTTGAGCACCTGGCCGATACTGATTATGTAACTTTAATGAAGAATGCAGTTGACTTCGCAGATGGAATTGTCATTGCTTCTCCAACCATTCATCCTGAACTTGAATCATATTCTAAGGCAGCAGAAAAGCCACTTTTAACTTTTCAAGATCCGGAAAATTACCACGATGCTTACAATGAATTTTACGACGAGGTACTTCTTGGCGTAACTGAGCTAGCTTAA
- a CDS encoding DUF4270 domain-containing protein: MGYRTLLFVLFASVALSSCKKESASLGLEYLPEGDLLEVNYSGNAAIKALSMLDEPSSSTTALGILGTANDPVFGKTSSSLYLQVYPVDLISDSTFASTFDQATIDSVVLSFTYGSIGGSIYGNSDKYSGAQLVKVYQVLEDMSLEDDSTHKSDKTFNYDPTPIGSGWIYPNFVDSVNVGSYIKSPQIRIRLNQSFGNYLRDAASTAGGMKLKDADTFLEFMKGFYVTAETPSNAPNTGGFFYLNLGSVFSGLTFYYKTASGVNNVYMKIPDKGSFNSFSHDSQTLQTLSDSANLNKTTCYLQAMHSMKTRLFFPGIMELANDGPIAIVDAKLIFTPQENSYSIFRRPNKITALTPNESGVLEGTKDAYEISDPTTYGAELNSDGKYELNITRYLQGLTKAGAVDRGLDILRSGGAVYAERLVFNGPNAPSEPLYIKLKYIKIKN; encoded by the coding sequence ATGGGATATAGAACCTTATTGTTTGTGCTTTTTGCCTCCGTTGCATTGTCTTCATGTAAAAAAGAGAGTGCTTCGCTTGGATTGGAATACCTTCCGGAAGGAGATTTGTTGGAAGTTAATTACTCAGGTAACGCTGCTATTAAGGCATTATCTATGCTTGATGAACCTAGCAGCTCCACCACAGCATTAGGAATTCTTGGTACTGCCAATGACCCTGTTTTTGGAAAAACATCGTCTTCCTTGTATCTTCAGGTTTACCCGGTCGATCTCATTTCAGACAGTACTTTCGCCTCAACCTTTGACCAGGCCACGATAGATTCAGTGGTTCTTTCTTTTACCTATGGTTCAATTGGTGGAAGTATTTATGGAAATTCAGATAAATATTCGGGAGCGCAATTGGTTAAAGTGTATCAGGTTTTGGAAGACATGAGCCTGGAAGATGACTCAACTCATAAGTCTGATAAAACTTTCAACTATGACCCTACTCCAATTGGAAGTGGATGGATTTATCCAAATTTTGTGGATAGTGTTAATGTTGGATCCTATATTAAATCACCACAAATCCGAATTAGGTTAAATCAATCGTTTGGCAATTATTTACGCGATGCCGCATCTACTGCCGGTGGAATGAAATTAAAAGATGCCGATACCTTTCTAGAATTTATGAAAGGTTTTTATGTAACAGCCGAAACGCCATCCAATGCTCCAAATACCGGAGGATTCTTCTACCTTAACTTAGGATCTGTATTTTCCGGCCTTACCTTTTATTATAAAACCGCCTCCGGGGTGAACAATGTTTACATGAAAATTCCGGATAAAGGTTCGTTCAACAGCTTTTCACATGACAGCCAAACCCTGCAAACACTTTCCGATTCTGCCAATCTGAATAAAACAACCTGCTATTTACAAGCCATGCATTCCATGAAAACTCGTTTGTTTTTCCCTGGAATTATGGAATTAGCAAACGATGGACCCATTGCTATCGTTGATGCCAAATTAATTTTTACCCCCCAAGAAAACTCCTATTCCATTTTCCGGAGACCTAATAAAATTACTGCTCTTACTCCCAATGAAAGTGGTGTTTTGGAAGGAACAAAAGATGCCTACGAAATTTCGGATCCAACTACTTATGGAGCAGAATTAAATTCGGATGGAAAATACGAACTGAATATTACTCGCTATTTACAAGGATTAACAAAAGCCGGTGCTGTCGACCGAGGATTGGATATTCTCCGTTCAGGTGGCGCCGTTTATGCTGAACGCCTTGTATTTAATGGTCCAAATGCCCCTAGTGAACCTCTATATATTAAACTTAAGTACATCAAAATTAAAAACTAA